GAAGAATATATCCAGCACATCTGTGAAGACATCGTCAGACTGAAGCCCGACCTGCTGATCACAGAGAAGGGAATCTCCGGTAAGAGCCGGACTCTACACCTGCTCTATTGTTCCCTTATTTCGGGGTGGGGAGAATTAAGTCTTATATCCCCTATGACATTTTCCATAAGAAAGTTGCTGGTGGTCTGACCATGGAACCAtgcgaatgggggggggggggtccaggagTTCCCTGAGGGAGATACTGGGAGGGGTCCCGGAGTTCCCTGAGGGAGATACTGTCCTCGGCAGTTCCAATGACAAAAAATTCTTAAATATCTGATCTATTCGATGCAAGTGCCCGATATTTGCTTTTTGTTTCCCTCTTTTAGATCTTGCTCAGCATTACCTGGTCAAAGCCAACATCACCGCCATTCGGAGGGTGCGCAAGACTGACAACAACAGAATCGCCAGGTGATCTGATGGGCGGTGATGACACGCGGGGGCATCGTGTGATGTCATATAATAAATGGGACTGACTTGCTTATCCTTCACCCCGCAGGGCTTGTGGAGCTCGTATCGCTAGCCGCACAGATGAGATccgggaggaggacattggcacgGGCGCCGGGCTGTTTGAGATCAAGAAGATCGGCGATGAGTATTTCACATTTATCACAGAATGCAAAGACCCCAAGGCCTGTACCATTATGCTGCGTGGGGCCAGTAAGGAGATCCTAGCTGTGAGTGACCGAGCGCAGTTTCCATTTTCTGTGAGGTGCTGCGCGCTGCTGCGCAAGGCATCGTCCTGGGCCACACAGACTATAGACTGATATATACGATCTCTCTAATCTTGTAGGAGGTAGAGCGCAACCTTCAGGACGCCATGCAGGTCTGCCGCAACGTAATGATTGACCCATACCTGGTGCCAGGAGGGGGGGCTTCCGAGATGAGCGTCGCCCACATCCTCACCGAGAAGTCCAAGACCATGACTGGTGTGGAGCAGTGGCCGTACCGCGCGGTGGCACAAGCTCTGGAGGTCATTCCCAGGACGCTGATTCAGAACTGCGGAGCCAGCACTATCCGGGTGCTGACGTCACTGCGGGTAAGGTGGGGGTCCTGTAGCGGGATGTACCCCCAGGGTCACGCCGGGAAACTCTAATCACCAGTCCTCTCCGTCTACAGGCAAAACACACCCAGGAAGGCTTCCAGACCTGGGGCGTGGACGGCGAGACCGGCGTGCTGGCGGATATGAGAGACCTGGGGATCTGGGAGCCCCTAGTTGTGAAACTGCAAACCTACAAGACAGCTGTGGAGGTAAGGAGGAGGCATGGTCTTCCTCGCGCCTCGCTGAGGCCTCTGCTTTCTGTCAGATGATGAAACGTGTATTACAACCGCTCTCCTCTGCCGCCCACAGACCGCCATCTTGCTGCTCCGTATCGATGACATTGTGTCTGGTCACAAGAGGAAGGGAGACGACCAAGGGAGGGCTCCGCCTGCAGCTGCAGAGAACCCCCAGGAGTGATCACCTCCCCCCTGGGGAAGCGGGACCCCCGTGGCTTGCAGATCCCTCCATCACTTGAGGAGACTTCTCGGCAGACGTCGGCCACTTCAGCTTGTTCTCTGTATACTGTGCTCTGGCGGGagaccccttttttttctttgtatttatTACTGTCGGAGAGGATGGGGGAGGGCATGGCGGTAGACTGGGGGAGGGGCGCCCCACAAGTTTGGCGTACTCTCTGCTCCTGAGAAAACAATAAAACTTCATTTCAAATGGAATCTGTctgatgtttgtgtgtgtgcagtaCCTCTCCCCTCCTGCAGGCGGAGCTGTGGGTATATGGAGGCACTCTACTCCCTATGAGAGCCTGTTATCAGCCACAAGAAGACCTAATAGTCCGGCACCGGACAGACTATCCTGTAATCCGGAACACGGTGATCTGGCGCCAGCGGAAACTAATTTACTTATGATGGGGGCAGACCGCGGGCAGTACAACGGATTGCGACCCCCATAGTCCTGTGCGCCCGGAAGGTTCACGTTATTTCCACCTTACCTGAGTAATGTCCTAGACGCTGGGCCTTGCCCctagaatggggctgagctgcagtacctgacCTGGCCAAGGTTGGAAGGGGGCGCTGTCTGTGGAATAACAGGCTCTTCTCAATGGGACGCCGGCCGTCTGTATCCACCACATTCTCTGCCGTCAGCAGATGGCGGCTGCACTGACCCCGTGTGATTGGCCATGACACTTTCATACGCGCCCTCATCActtgtcatgtgatcagtggtaACTCCGCCCATAAATATAATCTAGAAGTGgtacagttgcccatagcaaccaaagttATGATTGCACTTCCCAGGTTGCAGCTTAGGGGCAAGTTTAGTTAAATCTTCTCACCAGTGGGGGATGATTGGCCCCTGATTATATATTTGTGTCCCCCTGAGCCTCCCATGCCACTTTAGGAGTTATAGAACACGGCCTCTTTAAGGGCTTTGGCTCCTCCCCTTATCTGCGGTCAGCTGACTGCGAGTCACATGCTTCGCTCAGAAGCGCCGGTGCCGGACACAGAGATGAGCGCGGGGCTTGGGCtgcggctgctgctgctggtggtcgGGGCGCTGGGGCTCCAGGGGGCCCCTGAGGACGAGGAGACCCGCCAggtgaggggtgggggggggagactACAACCCCCAGACTCCCCCGGGGCTGCGTGTAGCTGTTTGTGTATAGATTGGCTGGGCACGCTGGGGCTTGTAGTAATTCCCCGGTCTATGTCACATTGTATTGTAGATATGCGGACGAGGCCACTCAGCAGCCCCTCCCCCACCGGCTGTGACTCCGCCCCCAGGAAAGGGGAACCGAAATcagcccattaaaggggttgtcaggcgtGCTTCCGCCCCGGAGTTGTCAGGCGTGCTCCCGCCCCAGAGTTGTCAGGCGTGCTTCCGCCCCGGAGTTGTCAGGCGTGCTCCCGCCCCAGAGTTGTCAGGTGTGCTCCCGTCCCGGAGTTGTCAGGTGTGCTCCCGTCCCGGAGTTGTCAGGTGTGCTCCCGCCCCGGAGTTGTCAGGTGTGCTCCCGCCGAGAGTTGTCAGGTGTGCTCCCGCCCCAGAGTTGTCAGGTGTGCTCCCGTCCCAGAGTTGTCAGGTGTGCTTCCGCCCCGGAGTTGTCAGGCGTGCTCCCGCCCCGGAGTTGGATCCTGTCCCTAAGTTGTCGGATATAGCCAATTTGGATCGATCCTGTCCTTGAGGTGTCAGATGTAACCAATAGGGATCAGATCCTGTCCTTGAGGTGTCAGATGTAACCAATAGGGATCAGATCCTGTCCCTTGGTTGTCAGATATAAGTAATAGTAATCTGTTCCTGTCCCTGAGTTGTCGGACATTACCGACGCAGCCTCGGAGTTGACGGACGTTACCGACGCACCCTCGGAGTTGACGGACGTTACCGACGCAGCCTCGGAGTTGACGGACGTTACCGACGCAGCCTCGGAGGTGTCGGACGTTACCGACGCAGCCTCGGAGGTGTCGGACGTTACCGACGCAGCCTCGGAGGTGTCGGACGTTACCGACGCAGTCTCGGAGGTGTCGGACGTTACCGATGCAGCCTCGGAGGTGTCGGACGTTACCGATGCAGCCTCGGAGGTGTCGGACGTTACCGACGCAGCCTCGGAGGTGTCGGACGTCACTCCTGCGCCCTCATTTCTCCATCTTTCTCCCTCAGATCTACCTGCAGTTTAACCCCGGCTCCTCCAGCTCCTCGGTGAACTTGCTGCACACCCGGGCGGTGGGGAACGGCAGCACCATCCACTATGTGTGGAGCACCATCGGGGCCCCCACAGTGCTGCTGATATATACCGAGAGCGAGCACAGCCACCTGCGCGTCAACTGGACCAAACTGCTGTCGCCGGAGCCGTCTGGAGCCATCACCATGGAGCCTGCTGACAGCGTGCTGTACTCCACCGCCCTCACCTTCACCAGggtatgcagggggggggggggctgttatttccTGGGCTCTGACATCATCACTGGCCCCCGCTGGGATCACATGTAACcgtccatcagtgacatcatcaccGGCCCGCGCTGGGATGACCTCATCACCGGCCCGCGCTGGGATGACCTCATCACCGGCCCGCG
This genomic window from Bufo gargarizans isolate SCDJY-AF-19 unplaced genomic scaffold, ASM1485885v1 fragScaff_scaffold_187_pilon, whole genome shotgun sequence contains:
- the CCT3 gene encoding T-complex protein 1 subunit gamma, with translation MMGRPVLVLSQNMKRESGRKVQTGNINAAKTIADVIRTCLGPRAMMKMLMDPMGGIVMTNDGNAILREIQVQHPAAKSMIEISRTQDEEVGDGTTSVIILAGEMLSVAEQFLEQQIHPTVVISAYRKALDDMISTLKEISTPVDTSDRQLMLKIINSSINTKAIKLWADMACNIALDAVKTVELEENGRKEFDIKKYAKVEKIPGGIIEDSYVLKGVMVNKDVTHPKMRRVIKNPRILLLDCSLEYKKGESQTEIEITREEDFARILQLEEEYIQHICEDIVRLKPDLLITEKGISDLAQHYLVKANITAIRRVRKTDNNRIARACGARIASRTDEIREEDIGTGAGLFEIKKIGDEYFTFITECKDPKACTIMLRGASKEILAEVERNLQDAMQVCRNVMIDPYLVPGGGASEMSVAHILTEKSKTMTGVEQWPYRAVAQALEVIPRTLIQNCGASTIRVLTSLRAKHTQEGFQTWGVDGETGVLADMRDLGIWEPLVVKLQTYKTAVETAILLLRIDDIVSGHKRKGDDQGRAPPAAAENPQE